One genomic region from Thunnus maccoyii chromosome 16, fThuMac1.1, whole genome shotgun sequence encodes:
- the klhdc2 gene encoding kelch domain-containing protein 2, translated as MAERMAEMEEDIGDLPAGEDGNDSDRDGDDRAFAWMVNDDMDEEEEEEEEDEEEEVEDEQPLDTEASESFELDTPAERSGHIAVVDRNIMYVWGGYKNAQNHGFFDLYLPRNEIWTYNMESGLWTKHVAGGNLHTSMSGSCGVCVDGVLYLFGGHHARGNTNRIYRLPLRAPSLVWEEMRDLKGLPPSCKDKLGCWVWRNRLIFFGGYGYAAQGHHRGTFEYDESSSFMWDNPGRGWNNHIHILDLETSTWSQPITTGNTPSPRAAHACATVGNRGYVFGGRYKNYRLNDLYYIDLDTWEWHEMSVPQQGPVGRSWHSFTPVSSDHIFLFGGFTTDRETLSDAWIYCVSKNEWKTFRHSHTESPRLWHTACSGPDGEVFIFGGCANNLLAHQRAAHSNELLVFNVQPKSLVRFCMEAVLQHRERLASYWDCLPKHLLQSLKQRMARVNILGS; from the exons ATGGCAGAGAGAATGGCAGAAATGGAGGAAGACATTGGAGATCTCCCAGCTGGAGAGGATGGCAATGACTCAGACAGAGATGGGGATGATAGAGCTTTTGCTTGGATGGTAAACGACGAtatggatgaggaggaggaggaggaggaagaagatgaggaggaggaggtggaagatGAACAACCACTGGACACTGAAGCATCTGAGTCGTTTGAGTTGGACACCCCGGCTGAGCGCAGTGGTCATATAGCAGTGGTTGACAGgaatataatgtatgtgtggGGTGGATACAAG AATGCTCAAAACCATGGATTCTTTGATTTGTATCTGCCAAGAAATGAGATCTGGACATACAACATGGAGTCAGGATTATG GACAAAGCATGTAGCTGGAGGTAATCTGCACACATCCATGTCAGGCAGCTGTGGGGTGTGTGTCGATGGAGTCCTCTACCTATTTGGAGGTCATCACGCCAggggaaacacaaacagg ATCTACCGCCTGCCACTGAGGGCCCCCAGCCTTGTTTGGGAGGAAATGAGGGATCTTAAAGGACTCCCTCCATCCTGCAAGGACAAGCTAGGGTGCTGGGTTTGGAGGAACAG ACTTATATTTTTTGGGGGATATGGCTACGCTGCGCAGGGACATCATCGAGGGACTTTTGAATATGATGAATCGTCTTCGTTTATG TGGGACAACCCTGGGCGAGGCTGGAACAATCACATCCACATCCTGGACCTGGAGACATCTACGTGGAGTCAACCCATCACCACG GGGAACACCCCGTCACCCAGAGCAGCCCATGCATGTGCCACAGTTGGTAACAGAGGATATGTGTTTGGAGGACGATATAAG AACTACCGGCTAAATGACCTGTACTATATAGACCTGGACACATGGGAGTGGCATGAAAT GAGTGTTCCCCAGCAGGGTCCTGTGGGCCGGTCTTGGCACTCCTTCACTCCTGTGTCATCGGACCACATCTTCCTGTTTGGAGGCTtcaccacagacagagagacactga GTGATGCATGGATCTACTGTGTGAGTAAAAACGAATGGAAGACGTTTAgacacagtcacacagagagCCCCAG ACTGTGGCACACAGCATGCTCTGGTCCTGACGGGGAGGTGTTTATTTTCGGAGGATGTGCCAACAACCTGTTAGCCCATCAAAGAGCT GCTCACAGCAATGAGTTACTGGTTTTCAACGTTCAGCCCAAATCACTAGTTCG GTTTTGTATGGAGGCCGTTCTACAGCACAGGGAGCGTTTGGCTAGTTATTGGGACTGCTTGCCCAAACACCTCCTGCAGAGCCTCAAACAGAGAATGGCACGTGTCAACATACTGGGCTCCTAG
- the pole2 gene encoding DNA polymerase epsilon subunit 2: MDIVRKIKTKVTAGFKMRGLILRPEASRYLVEVLESVDPSELEDVIEKVLDAVEKQPLLSSMIELSVVEIAVQDCTQSCDETIDNVFNIIGAFDVPRYIYSVERKKFVPISMTSHPAPSLCGLSRDKAELYRERYTILQQRTHRHELFTPPAIGAAVEEGQNKFQLKTIEALLGSTAKLGEVIVLGMITQLKEGKFYLEDPSGTVQLDMSKAQFHNGLYTESCFVLAEGWYEDSVFHVNGFGFPPTEPSSATRAYYGNVNFFGGPSTTSVKASAKLKQLEEENEDAMFVIVSDVWLDNVEVMEKLNLMFSGYAAMPPTCFIFCGNFSSVPYGKTQIKSLKESLKALADAICAYPSIHSSSRFVFVPGPEDPGPGTILPRPPLADHITEEFRQRVPFSVFTTNPCRIQYCSQEIIIIREDLVNKMCRNCVRLPNNNLDIPNHFVKTILSQGHLTPLPLYVSPVFWAYDYSLRVYPVPDVIIFADKYDPFSITNTDCLCVNPGSFPRSGFTFKVYYPSNRTVEDSKLQGL, encoded by the exons atggaTATTGTTCgcaaaataaagacaaaagtgACCGCTGGCTTCAAGATGCGGGGACTTATACTGCGACC TGAAGCCAGCAGGTACCTTGTGGAGGTGCTGGAGTCTGTCGATCCCTCTGAACTGGAGGATGTTATTGAAAAGGTACTGGATGCGGTGGAAAAGCAGCCAT TGTTGTCTAGTATGATAGAGCTGTCTGTGGTGGAAATTGCCGTGCAGGACTGCACTCAGTCTTGTGATGAAACCAT AGATAATGTTTTCAACATCATCGGAGCCTTTGATGTTCCCAGATACATTTACAGTGTGGAGCGTAAAAAATTCGTACC CATCAGCATGACGAGCCATCCAGCCCCGAGTCTGTGTGGTTTGTCCAGAGACAAAGCTGAACTCTACAGGGAGCGCTACACAATCTTACAACAG CGTACACATCGGCATGAGCTCTTCACCCCACCTGCAATAGGAGCTGCTGTTGAAGAGGGTCAAAACAAATTTCAG CTGAAGACAATTGAAGCACTGCTTGGTAGCACAGCTAAACTGGGAGAGGTGATCGTACTCGGGATGATCACACAACTGAAGGAG gGTAAATTCTACCTGGAGGACCCAAGTGGAACAGTACAGCTGGACATGTCCAAAGCA CAGTTTCATAACGGCCTATACACAGAATCCTGCTTTGTCCTGGCAGAGG GCTGGTACGAAGACTCAGTGTTCCACGTCAATGGTTTTGGATTCCCACCAACAGAGCCTTCATCAGCCACAAG GGCTTACTACGGCAATGTGAACTTCTTTGGCGGTCCGTCAACCACTTCGGTGAAGGCTTCAGCCAAGCTgaagcagctggaggaggagaacgAGGACGCCATGTTTGTAATTGTCTCTGATGTGTGGCTGGACAATGTTGAAGTGATGGAAAAGCTCAACCTAATGTTCTCAG gctaTGCTGCAATGCCTCCCACCTGTTTCATTTTTTGTGGAAACTTTTCCTCTGTCCCATATGGAAAAACACAGATCAAATCACTCAAAG AGTCATTGAAGGCTCTTGCTGATGCCATATGTGCATACCCAAGCATTCACAGCAG tagTCGCTTTGTGTTTGTTCCTGGTCCTGAAGACCCTGGCCCTGGCACCATCCTGCCAAG GCCTCCCTTGGCAGATCACATCACTGAGGAGTTCAGACAGAGGGTGCCATTTTCTGTGTTCACTACTAACCCATGCAG GATCCAGTACTGCAGCCAGGAGATCATCATTATCAGGGAAGACCTGGTCAACAAGATGTGCAGGAACTGCGTCCGGTTGCCCAATAACAATCTTGACATACCAAACCAT ttTGTTAAGACCATCCTGTCCCAGGGTCACTTGACTCCACTGCCTCTGTATGTCAGTCCTGTATTCTGGGCATATGACTACTCGCTGCGTGTGTACCCAGTCCCTGATGTCATCATCTTTGCTGACAAATACGACCCCTTCAGCATCACCAACAcagactgtctgtgtgtcaaccct GGCTCATTTCCAAGAAGTGGCTTTACATTTAAGGTGTACTACCCATCCAACAGAACTGTTGAGGACAG CAAACTTCAAGGACTCTAA